From the Deinococcus carri genome, one window contains:
- a CDS encoding enoyl-CoA hydratase-related protein gives MTFESLRLSHAGQVATLTFTHPKGAFGPATWREVPLALSELGEARALVVRGERAFSTGLDLKATTPVIAPALGDEAKFRAVVDEMHAAIEGLASLPVPVVAAIDGWCIGAGLELAAACDLRLCSAGARFSLPEVRLGITADLGGLQRLPGLLGRGRAAHLALTGDPIDAEMAERWGLVTEVHPDAEALYARADALASQLAALPPKAVEGTKRTLADERPHAESLASAVTWNARHMTAEALLGALKKS, from the coding sequence ATGACCTTTGAAAGTCTGCGCCTCTCCCACGCGGGCCAGGTGGCGACCCTGACGTTTACCCACCCGAAGGGCGCGTTCGGCCCGGCGACGTGGCGCGAGGTGCCGCTGGCGCTCTCCGAACTGGGGGAAGCACGCGCGCTGGTGGTGCGCGGCGAGCGGGCCTTCAGCACCGGGCTGGACCTGAAGGCGACCACGCCTGTGATTGCGCCCGCGCTGGGGGACGAGGCGAAGTTCCGGGCCGTGGTGGACGAGATGCACGCGGCCATCGAGGGCCTCGCGTCGCTGCCCGTTCCCGTGGTCGCTGCCATCGACGGCTGGTGCATCGGCGCGGGGCTGGAACTGGCGGCCGCCTGTGACCTGCGGCTGTGCAGCGCGGGTGCCCGCTTCAGCCTGCCCGAGGTGCGGCTGGGCATCACCGCCGACCTGGGAGGGTTGCAGCGCCTGCCGGGGCTGCTGGGCCGGGGCCGCGCCGCACACCTGGCCCTGACCGGCGACCCCATCGACGCGGAGATGGCCGAACGCTGGGGCCTGGTGACGGAGGTCCACCCGGATGCAGAGGCGCTGTATGCCCGCGCGGACGCCCTCGCCTCGCAGCTTGCCGCCCTGCCCCCAAAGGCCGTGGAGGGCACCAAACGCACCCTCGCGGACGAGCGGCCTCACGCCGAGAGCCTCGCCTCCGCCGTGACCTGGAACGCACGGCACATGACGGCGGAGGCGCTGCTGGGGGCGCTGAAGAAGTCCTGA
- a CDS encoding APC family permease: MTSTQGKPQRSITPLALMFTCLGSIIGSGWLFGAYNTAKIAGPAAVLAWVIGMIMMLVIALTYTELGAMYPESGGMGRYAQYSHGPFAGLLASWSNWLSMLAIPPIEAVASVQYMAGWSFPWARGLVEQGTLTASGLLAATVLMVLYLLLNFWTVALFAKSNTAITLFKLVVPLLTAVCLLALGFHGSNFNDAAAGGFAPYGWAAIFTGVATSGIVFSFNGFQSPINLAGEAQRPGRSVPLAVIGGILLSGVIYILLQLAFIGAVEPGSLGAGGWAGLKFESPFAELAVALGLNWLALTLYADAVISPSGTGITYAATSARALEALTRSGYLPAWLGRLHPTLGVPRNALLLNLAISLLALYLFPNWEALAAVVSVTCVVGFLTGPVSVVSLRRTAPDVRRPLTLPGLGVLAPVAFVFASLLVYWSRWPLNGQIMLLVLLGLPIYLVVQAQRGWQDTAVHLRSGLWLPVYLLVMTLISALGSREFGGRGLLPYGVDFVIVGVVALVFYAWGIRSGDPDAAHHGLTEHSADPDAVPELQGRTEV, encoded by the coding sequence ATGACCTCAACCCAAGGGAAGCCGCAACGGAGCATCACGCCGCTGGCCCTGATGTTCACCTGTCTGGGGTCCATCATCGGCTCGGGGTGGCTGTTCGGGGCCTACAACACGGCCAAGATCGCGGGACCCGCCGCCGTCCTCGCCTGGGTGATCGGCATGATCATGATGCTGGTCATCGCCCTGACATACACCGAGCTGGGCGCGATGTACCCCGAATCGGGCGGCATGGGCCGCTACGCCCAGTACTCGCACGGCCCCTTCGCCGGGCTGCTGGCGAGCTGGTCGAACTGGCTGAGCATGCTGGCGATTCCGCCCATCGAGGCGGTGGCGAGCGTGCAGTACATGGCGGGCTGGTCCTTTCCGTGGGCACGCGGCCTGGTGGAACAGGGGACCCTGACCGCCAGCGGGCTGCTGGCCGCCACCGTGCTGATGGTGCTGTACCTGCTGCTCAACTTCTGGACGGTGGCCCTGTTCGCCAAGAGCAACACGGCCATCACCCTCTTCAAGCTGGTGGTGCCGCTGCTCACCGCCGTGTGCCTGCTGGCGCTGGGCTTTCACGGCTCCAACTTCAACGACGCGGCGGCCGGCGGCTTCGCGCCCTACGGCTGGGCGGCCATCTTCACCGGGGTGGCGACCAGCGGCATTGTGTTCAGCTTCAACGGCTTCCAGTCGCCCATCAACCTGGCGGGCGAGGCCCAGCGGCCGGGCCGCAGCGTGCCGCTGGCCGTGATCGGCGGCATCCTGCTCTCGGGCGTGATCTACATCCTGCTTCAGCTCGCCTTTATCGGGGCCGTCGAGCCGGGGAGCCTGGGCGCGGGCGGCTGGGCGGGCCTGAAGTTCGAGTCGCCCTTTGCCGAACTCGCGGTCGCCCTGGGGCTGAACTGGCTGGCCCTGACCCTGTACGCCGACGCCGTGATCAGCCCCTCGGGCACCGGCATCACCTACGCCGCCACCTCGGCCCGCGCGCTGGAGGCCCTGACCCGCAGCGGCTACCTCCCCGCCTGGCTGGGCCGCCTGCATCCCACCCTGGGCGTGCCGCGCAACGCCCTGCTGCTCAACCTCGCCATCAGCCTGCTGGCCCTGTACCTGTTTCCCAACTGGGAGGCGCTGGCGGCCGTGGTCAGCGTGACCTGCGTGGTGGGCTTCCTGACCGGGCCGGTGAGCGTGGTCAGCCTGCGCCGCACCGCGCCGGATGTCCGGCGGCCCCTGACCCTGCCGGGCCTGGGGGTGCTGGCCCCCGTGGCGTTCGTGTTCGCCAGTCTGCTGGTGTACTGGAGCCGCTGGCCGCTGAACGGCCAGATCATGCTGCTGGTGCTGCTGGGCCTGCCCATCTACCTCGTGGTGCAGGCGCAGCGCGGGTGGCAGGACACCGCCGTCCACCTGCGCAGCGGCCTGTGGCTGCCGGTCTACCTGCTGGTCATGACCCTGATCTCCGCGCTCGGCAGCCGCGAGTTCGGGGGCCGGGGCCTGTTGCCCTACGGGGTGGATTTCGTGATCGTCGGGGTCGTGGCCCTGGTCTTCTATGCCTGGGGCATCCGCAGCGGCGACCCCGACGCGGCCCACCACGGCCTCACCGAACACAGCGCCGACCCGGACGCCGTGCCCGAGTTGCAGGGGCGGACGGAAGTCTGA
- a CDS encoding SDR family oxidoreductase, which produces MTQPHDPASTFRPDLLSGKHALITGGGSGINLGIAQTFAAHGCAVTILGRNLEKAQNAARGIEEAGGRAIGVSADVRDFAALQAAAQAGVDAFGPLDIVLAGAAGNFPAPVDGISPNGFKTVVDIDLLGTYNTIKACAPHLRVPGGNILSISAYGVPVPMQAHVVAAKAGVDALTQTLAVEWGLRGVRVNAIIPGPIDGTEGMARLAPDERTRRQFTRTVPLGRFGVPQDIANAALFLVSDAASYVTGVILPVDGGQNMLGGAPQYQMYLAMQEAEGQEAEGRRLKAEG; this is translated from the coding sequence ATGACCCAGCCCCACGACCCCGCCAGCACCTTCCGCCCCGACCTCCTCAGCGGCAAGCACGCCCTCATCACCGGGGGCGGCAGCGGCATCAACCTGGGCATCGCGCAGACCTTCGCCGCGCACGGGTGCGCCGTGACCATCCTGGGCCGCAACCTCGAAAAGGCGCAGAACGCGGCGCGGGGCATTGAAGAAGCCGGGGGCCGGGCGATCGGCGTCTCGGCGGATGTACGCGACTTCGCCGCGCTTCAGGCCGCCGCACAGGCGGGGGTGGACGCCTTTGGGCCGCTGGATATCGTGCTCGCGGGTGCGGCGGGCAACTTCCCCGCCCCGGTGGACGGCATCAGCCCCAACGGATTCAAGACGGTGGTGGACATCGACCTGCTGGGCACCTACAACACCATCAAGGCGTGTGCGCCCCACCTGCGGGTGCCCGGCGGCAACATCCTCTCCATCAGCGCCTACGGCGTGCCGGTGCCGATGCAGGCGCATGTGGTGGCGGCCAAGGCGGGCGTGGACGCCCTGACGCAGACGCTGGCGGTGGAGTGGGGCCTGCGCGGCGTGCGCGTGAACGCCATCATCCCCGGCCCCATCGACGGCACCGAGGGCATGGCCCGCCTCGCCCCCGACGAGCGGACCCGGCGGCAGTTTACCCGCACCGTGCCGCTGGGCCGCTTCGGGGTGCCGCAGGACATCGCCAACGCGGCCCTCTTTCTGGTGTCGGACGCGGCCAGCTATGTCACGGGCGTGATCCTGCCCGTGGACGGCGGCCAGAACATGCTGGGGGGCGCGCCGCAGTACCAGATGTATCTGGCGATGCAGGAGGCCGAAGGCCAAGAGGCAGAAGGCAGAAGGCTAAAGGCAGAAGGCTAA
- a CDS encoding D-alanyl-D-alanine carboxypeptidase/D-alanyl-D-alanine-endopeptidase — protein sequence MPRLLPLCLALACLALVPGSRAQAPAAGEGVTLRPEPGLSAGVRRALAGLPGNVQAALLVRDLTTGELLEARDADRSLIPASNMKLVTAAAVLVDRGGADGWWSTELTLPAAEVGRGRVSHLTLRGSSDPTLTAADGPNSLRALARQVYARGVREVGALRVDEGGLDARTWQTLPLGVPMTAVRLAEWHDDPPASAAEARARLGAALARELRRAGVKVGSAEVTAAPPFRPFVPPPRTDERGRPLPPDPVVPVEQRPEQGAASVRSVSPAHVLAATLRPSDNLRAEELLATLAVRPGGSGTLAGALARERAVLRRLNVDLTGVRLADGSGLSRDNRLTPRALVGLLRVLYDLPYPGEPPQAQPAAPERAELPGHLYRERRNVFAEALPQAGTGENVPGHGGRGGTLALRLTDLDVRAKTGTLPGVSSLAGYVTARSGHVLAFALLMNGPEDSPILTLRAVQDEVVRALAAAH from the coding sequence GTGCCCCGCCTCCTTCCCCTCTGCCTCGCCCTCGCCTGCCTGGCCCTGGTGCCGGGGTCACGGGCGCAGGCTCCGGCGGCGGGGGAGGGCGTCACGCTGCGGCCGGAGCCGGGGCTGAGTGCGGGGGTCCGGCGGGCGTTGGCCGGCCTGCCCGGCAACGTGCAGGCCGCCCTGCTGGTGCGGGACCTCACCACCGGCGAGCTGCTGGAGGCGCGGGACGCGGACCGCTCGCTGATTCCGGCCAGCAACATGAAACTGGTCACGGCGGCGGCGGTGCTGGTGGACCGGGGCGGCGCGGACGGCTGGTGGAGCACCGAACTGACCCTCCCGGCCGCCGAGGTGGGCCGGGGGCGCGTCTCTCACCTGACCCTGCGCGGCAGCAGCGACCCCACCCTGACCGCCGCGGACGGCCCCAACAGCCTGCGCGCCCTGGCCCGGCAGGTGTACGCGCGGGGCGTGCGCGAGGTCGGGGCGCTGCGGGTGGACGAGGGCGGGCTGGACGCGCGGACGTGGCAGACCCTCCCCCTGGGTGTGCCCATGACCGCCGTGCGCCTGGCCGAGTGGCACGACGATCCCCCGGCCAGCGCCGCCGAGGCACGGGCGCGGCTGGGGGCGGCCCTGGCCCGCGAACTGCGCCGCGCCGGGGTCAAGGTCGGGTCGGCGGAGGTGACGGCCGCGCCGCCCTTCCGGCCCTTCGTGCCGCCCCCCCGCACCGACGAGCGGGGCAGGCCGCTGCCGCCCGACCCCGTGGTGCCCGTGGAGCAGCGGCCCGAGCAGGGGGCAGCGTCGGTCCGCAGCGTCTCGCCCGCCCATGTGCTGGCCGCGACGCTGCGCCCCAGCGACAACCTGCGCGCCGAGGAACTGCTCGCCACGCTGGCCGTCCGGCCCGGTGGCAGCGGCACGCTGGCCGGTGCCCTGGCCCGCGAGCGGGCGGTGCTGCGCCGCCTGAACGTGGACCTGACCGGCGTGCGCCTCGCGGACGGCAGCGGCCTGAGCCGTGACAACCGCCTGACGCCCCGCGCGCTGGTGGGCCTGCTGCGCGTCCTGTACGACCTGCCCTATCCCGGGGAACCACCCCAGGCCCAGCCCGCCGCCCCAGAGCGGGCCGAACTGCCGGGCCACCTCTACCGCGAGCGGCGCAACGTCTTTGCCGAGGCGCTGCCCCAGGCCGGGACCGGCGAGAACGTGCCCGGCCACGGCGGGCGCGGCGGGACCCTCGCCCTGCGCCTCACCGACCTGGACGTGCGGGCCAAGACCGGCACGCTGCCCGGCGTGAGCAGCCTGGCCGGGTACGTCACGGCCCGGAGCGGCCACGTCCTCGCCTTCGCCCTGCTGATGAACGGCCCGGAGGACAGCCCCATCCTGACCCTGCGCGCCGTGCAGGACGAGGTGGTGCGGGCGCTGGCAGCGGCGCACTGA
- a CDS encoding helix-turn-helix transcriptional regulator, with the protein MVAKATGRPSPPPLYNRLPVLRAERGLSRQDLAAAVGVNYQTIGYLERGEYHPSLDLAFRLGEFFGLPIEAIFSRTPFTPLSEKVYGGPS; encoded by the coding sequence ATGGTTGCGAAGGCCACTGGTCGCCCCTCCCCGCCGCCCCTGTACAACCGGCTGCCGGTGCTGCGGGCGGAGCGGGGCCTCAGCCGCCAGGACCTCGCCGCGGCGGTGGGCGTGAATTACCAGACCATCGGGTATCTGGAGCGCGGCGAGTACCACCCCAGCCTGGACCTCGCCTTCCGCCTGGGCGAGTTCTTTGGCCTCCCTATCGAGGCGATTTTCTCCCGCACGCCCTTCACGCCGCTCAGCGAGAAAGTGTATGGAGGTCCATCATGA
- a CDS encoding NAD(P)/FAD-dependent oxidoreductase gives MPDFDVVVVGAGHNALVTAAYAAKAGLKVGVFERRHLVGGAVSTEELVPGYRFDYGGSAHILIRMTPVVRELELNRHGLHYLEVDPMFHASDGETPWFVWRDADRTARELEALFPGQGEAYRRFLTDWTPFARSVADLFNSAPGPLEMGKMVVKSGQGKDWQAQLSRILRPYGDVAREYFSEERVRAPLTWMAAQSGPPPSDPLSAPFLLWHPLYHEGGVARPKGGSGGLTRALRRAVEADGGEVFVNAPVKRILVKGGKAQGIELENGERYTARAVVSGTHVLTTAQALPPEYVPEAARNVRVGNGFGMVLRLALSERVRYRQHTEPESRVGLGLLIKNERQLLKGYGEYLAGEPTTDPPLIAMSFSAVDDSLAPPGGEVLWLWAQYYPYELASGTWETRQAEARENILRAFEHYAPGTRDKIVGELVQTPQWLETNLGLHRGNVMHLEMSFDQMFAFRPWMSASQYRWPGVKGLYLTGASTHPGGGIMGASGRNAARVLVRELTGRKGL, from the coding sequence ATGCCGGACTTTGACGTCGTGGTGGTGGGTGCGGGGCACAACGCGCTGGTGACGGCGGCCTATGCCGCGAAAGCCGGGCTGAAGGTGGGCGTGTTCGAGCGGCGGCATCTGGTCGGCGGCGCGGTCAGCACCGAGGAACTGGTCCCCGGCTACCGCTTCGACTACGGCGGCAGCGCCCACATCCTGATCCGGATGACGCCCGTGGTGCGCGAGCTGGAGCTGAACCGCCACGGCCTGCACTACTTGGAAGTGGACCCCATGTTCCACGCCTCCGACGGCGAAACGCCCTGGTTCGTGTGGCGCGACGCCGACCGCACGGCGCGGGAACTGGAAGCCCTCTTTCCCGGCCAGGGCGAGGCCTACCGCCGCTTCCTTACCGACTGGACGCCCTTCGCCCGCAGCGTGGCCGACCTCTTCAACTCGGCCCCCGGCCCGCTGGAGATGGGGAAAATGGTGGTGAAAAGCGGGCAGGGGAAGGACTGGCAGGCGCAGCTTTCCCGCATCCTGCGCCCCTACGGCGACGTGGCCCGCGAGTATTTTTCAGAGGAGAGGGTGCGTGCGCCGCTGACCTGGATGGCGGCCCAGAGCGGCCCGCCGCCGTCGGACCCTCTCAGCGCGCCCTTCCTGCTGTGGCACCCCCTCTACCACGAGGGCGGGGTGGCGCGGCCCAAGGGCGGCAGCGGCGGCCTGACCCGCGCCCTGCGGCGGGCAGTGGAGGCGGACGGCGGCGAGGTCTTTGTCAACGCGCCCGTGAAACGCATTCTGGTGAAGGGCGGGAAGGCGCAGGGCATCGAGCTGGAGAACGGGGAGCGGTACACGGCCCGCGCGGTCGTCTCCGGCACCCATGTCCTCACCACGGCACAGGCGCTGCCGCCCGAATACGTGCCGGAGGCGGCGCGGAACGTGCGGGTGGGCAACGGCTTCGGCATGGTGCTGCGCCTGGCCCTCAGCGAGCGGGTGCGCTACCGCCAGCACACCGAGCCGGAGAGCCGGGTGGGGCTGGGCCTCCTGATTAAAAACGAGCGGCAACTGCTGAAGGGCTACGGCGAGTATCTGGCGGGCGAACCCACCACCGACCCGCCCCTCATCGCCATGAGCTTTTCCGCCGTGGACGACAGCCTCGCGCCCCCCGGAGGCGAGGTGCTGTGGCTGTGGGCGCAGTATTACCCCTACGAGTTGGCGTCGGGCACGTGGGAAACGCGGCAGGCGGAGGCCCGCGAGAACATCCTGCGTGCCTTCGAGCACTACGCGCCGGGCACGCGCGACAAGATTGTGGGCGAGCTGGTGCAGACGCCGCAGTGGCTCGAAACGAACCTGGGCCTGCACCGGGGCAACGTGATGCACCTGGAGATGAGCTTCGACCAGATGTTCGCCTTCCGCCCGTGGATGTCGGCCAGCCAGTACCGCTGGCCGGGTGTCAAGGGCCTGTACCTCACCGGCGCGAGTACCCACCCCGGCGGCGGCATCATGGGCGCGTCTGGGCGCAACGCGGCGCGGGTGCTGGTGCGGGAGCTGACAGGGCGAAAGGGGCTATAA
- a CDS encoding carotenoid biosynthesis protein yields MIRLALAFAALGLAFLGALLVLRGLPLGWGLIALGLPLTPVLALAGDALTGDFVGTLRQRAGVVLGQMRPWMWLTVLYAALHIPVPLWPQGFAPLALLSTGALFLAALAYVWEGVGARRALVMAALAFGVGLGVELLGSRTGFPFGVYSYATAPAPTLLGVPLLVPLGWFALTLSAALLSGGRAWLAGLLLAAWDVGLEPLMTAEGYWRWSDPAPLWAGAPVQNFLGWWAVGAGLSWAFTGLAPGLFGRRGRGWDWPMQVRGEARVRVTVGPILRESAPRPDLSRLTFAVAYPIEAFFLPGGLVLVGRYREAAVTLAAMLGALALARAVRGKR; encoded by the coding sequence ATGATCCGCCTCGCCCTCGCCTTTGCCGCCCTGGGTCTGGCCTTTCTGGGCGCGCTGCTGGTGCTGAGGGGCCTGCCGCTGGGCTGGGGCCTCATCGCGCTGGGCCTGCCGCTCACGCCCGTGCTGGCGCTGGCGGGGGACGCGCTGACGGGTGATTTTGTGGGAACGCTGCGGCAGCGGGCAGGCGTGGTGCTGGGGCAGATGCGCCCCTGGATGTGGCTGACGGTGCTGTACGCGGCGCTGCATATCCCCGTCCCTCTCTGGCCCCAGGGCTTTGCGCCCCTGGCGCTGCTGAGTACCGGGGCGCTGTTTCTCGCGGCGCTCGCGTATGTCTGGGAGGGGGTCGGGGCGCGGCGGGCGCTGGTGATGGCGGCGCTGGCGTTCGGCGTCGGGCTGGGGGTGGAACTGCTGGGAAGCCGGACGGGGTTTCCCTTCGGCGTCTACTCGTATGCCACTGCTCCGGCCCCCACACTGCTGGGCGTGCCGCTGCTCGTGCCGCTGGGGTGGTTCGCGCTGACGCTTTCCGCCGCGCTGCTGTCCGGGGGAAGGGCCTGGCTGGCGGGCCTGCTGCTGGCCGCGTGGGACGTGGGCCTGGAACCGCTGATGACCGCCGAGGGCTACTGGCGCTGGAGCGACCCCGCGCCGCTGTGGGCGGGTGCGCCGGTGCAGAACTTCCTGGGCTGGTGGGCGGTCGGGGCGGGGTTGAGCTGGGCCTTCACGGGCCTCGCGCCGGGGCTGTTCGGGCGGCGGGGGCGGGGCTGGGACTGGCCGATGCAGGTGAGGGGGGAGGCCCGTGTGCGTGTGACAGTCGGTCCCATCCTGAGAGAATCCGCCCCCCGTCCCGACCTCTCCCGCCTCACCTTCGCCGTCGCGTACCCCATAGAGGCGTTCTTCCTGCCCGGCGGCCTGGTGCTGGTGGGCCGTTATCGGGAGGCGGCGGTGACGCTCGCGGCGATGCTAGGGGCGCTGGCCCTGGCGCGGGCTGTGCGGGGGAAGAGGTGA
- a CDS encoding lysophospholipid acyltransferase family protein yields the protein MKRPDPVAALLRASIRRSVRADLGGVWVRGPLPPGGAVLAPNHHSWWDGYVLREVAWQAGADYRVLMTARQLARFPFLRRVGALGAEEVRPAVRAARAGAWVVVFPEGALQPAGPLRGVKPGAAWIARAAGVPLVPVALRVALRGGQSPEAYLRFGPAVAAPDLAAALSSELAALDADLADSDPERPLAGYLRLTRGRASDHERLDWPSRALTWLTGDR from the coding sequence GTGAAACGCCCTGACCCGGTGGCCGCCCTGCTGCGCGCCAGCATCCGCCGCAGCGTCCGGGCCGACCTGGGAGGCGTGTGGGTGCGTGGGCCGCTCCCGCCCGGCGGCGCGGTGCTGGCCCCCAACCACCATTCCTGGTGGGACGGCTACGTGCTGCGCGAGGTCGCCTGGCAGGCGGGGGCCGACTACCGGGTGCTGATGACGGCGCGGCAACTGGCCCGCTTTCCCTTCCTGCGCCGGGTGGGGGCGCTGGGGGCAGAGGAGGTGCGGCCCGCCGTGCGTGCGGCGCGGGCAGGAGCCTGGGTGGTGGTGTTTCCGGAGGGAGCATTGCAGCCTGCCGGACCGCTGCGGGGGGTGAAGCCCGGCGCGGCCTGGATTGCCAGGGCGGCGGGCGTCCCCCTGGTCCCCGTCGCGCTGCGGGTGGCCCTGCGCGGGGGGCAGTCCCCGGAGGCCTATCTGCGCTTCGGCCCGGCGGTGGCCGCCCCCGACCTCGCGGCGGCTCTTTCCTCCGAACTCGCCGCGCTGGACGCCGACCTTGCGGACAGTGACCCCGAGCGTCCCCTCGCCGGATACCTGCGCCTCACGCGGGGGCGGGCCAGCGACCACGAGCGTCTGGACTGGCCCAGCCGTGCGTTGACGTGGCTGACGGGGGACCGGTGA
- a CDS encoding glycosyltransferase, with amino-acid sequence MSRLSRVYRLAVGGFFAYKAATLLVNALTFPRLRPRPTPAGPRVSLLVPARNEAHNLPHTLPGLLAQGAHEVLVLDDGSTDGTAEVARQYGARVISGQPLPAGWHGKPWACQQLAQAARGDVLVFTDADVTWHPGALGAVLHELERSGADLLSVYPRQHNVTLGERLLTPLVDDVLLTFLPAPLLRLPHPSAAAANGQLMTFRRKAYERVGGHALVRADLLEDVAFAQRLKGRGGRLALALGEDCLGVRMYRSYPESVAGFGKNAGAFHGRSRALLLLSAAWHLAAYTLPWLLPARSLRGLPWLRAAGLLERLLVNLVSGRRAPADLAEGLLGPVTPLLTLPVYLRATRRRVSWKGREYEQGSRL; translated from the coding sequence GTGAGCCGTCTCTCCCGCGTCTACCGGCTCGCGGTAGGCGGCTTTTTCGCGTACAAGGCCGCCACCCTGCTCGTCAACGCCCTGACCTTTCCCCGGCTGCGACCCCGGCCCACACCCGCAGGCCCGCGCGTCTCGCTGCTGGTGCCCGCGCGCAACGAGGCGCACAACCTCCCCCACACGCTGCCCGGCCTGCTGGCCCAGGGCGCGCACGAGGTGCTGGTGCTGGACGATGGCAGCACGGACGGGACAGCAGAGGTCGCCCGCCAGTACGGGGCGCGGGTGATTTCCGGCCAGCCTCTCCCCGCCGGGTGGCATGGCAAGCCCTGGGCCTGCCAGCAGCTCGCGCAGGCGGCGAGGGGTGACGTTCTGGTCTTTACCGACGCGGACGTGACCTGGCATCCGGGGGCGCTAGGCGCGGTGCTGCACGAGCTGGAGCGTTCCGGGGCCGACCTGCTGAGCGTGTATCCCCGCCAGCACAACGTCACTCTGGGGGAACGCCTCCTCACGCCGCTGGTGGACGACGTGCTGCTCACCTTCCTGCCCGCGCCGCTGCTGCGCCTGCCGCACCCCAGCGCCGCCGCCGCGAATGGGCAACTGATGACCTTCCGGCGCAAAGCCTACGAGCGGGTGGGGGGGCACGCCCTGGTCCGCGCCGACCTGCTGGAGGACGTGGCCTTTGCCCAGCGGCTCAAGGGGCGGGGCGGGCGGCTGGCGCTGGCGCTGGGGGAGGATTGCCTGGGCGTGCGGATGTACCGGAGCTACCCGGAGTCGGTGGCAGGGTTCGGGAAGAACGCGGGGGCGTTTCATGGGCGTTCAAGGGCGCTGCTACTGCTCTCCGCTGCCTGGCACCTCGCGGCCTACACCCTGCCCTGGCTGCTGCCCGCCCGCTCGCTGCGTGGCCTGCCCTGGCTGCGGGCGGCGGGCCTGCTGGAGCGCCTGCTGGTGAACCTCGTCAGCGGCCGCCGCGCGCCAGCCGACCTCGCCGAAGGCCTGCTGGGGCCGGTCACGCCGCTGCTGACGCTGCCCGTGTACCTCCGCGCCACGCGCCGCCGGGTGAGCTGGAAGGGCCGGGAGTACGAGCAGGGGAGCAGGCTGTAG
- a CDS encoding MFS transporter: protein MSAPADSSRAVLRLPEFRAMLLATVCSTLAGRAVALTVAYQLYQLTKNPLTLGVLGLVEAIPALSLALLGGVVADRNDRRRILLITTALEVACAALFFLYAPHAAALGYGPLLVLIFLLGTARGFSEPALPAFEAQVVPRELLLRASAWQSSAWQAAAIIGPALGGVLYAAAGAGGSYAFAAVLYALALGCLAYVKPKPRPAFTPGEPVWQSVKEGLAFVVQRQVLVGSMALDLFSVLFGGAVALLPVFASDILEVGPRGLGVLVAAPSVGALGVMLYATRRPPGRGAGRTLLLAVASFGVCMLVFGLSRNFALSVAALVLAGLFDGISMVIRKATLRLKAPDHMRGRVSAVSSMFIGASNELGAFESGLAASWLGTARSVWAGGLVTLLVVGMTAYLAPELRAMDLTDIAEDRLPPEEAGRQAMKVEQGWES, encoded by the coding sequence GTGTCCGCCCCTGCCGATTCCAGCCGCGCCGTCCTGAGGCTCCCCGAGTTCCGCGCCATGCTGCTGGCGACCGTGTGCAGCACCCTGGCGGGCCGCGCGGTCGCGCTGACGGTGGCGTACCAGCTCTACCAGCTCACCAAGAATCCGCTCACCCTGGGCGTGCTGGGGCTGGTGGAGGCGATTCCGGCGCTGAGCCTCGCGCTGCTGGGCGGCGTGGTGGCCGACCGCAACGACCGCCGCCGCATCCTGCTGATCACGACCGCGCTGGAGGTGGCCTGCGCGGCGCTGTTCTTCCTGTACGCGCCGCACGCCGCTGCGCTGGGGTACGGGCCGCTGCTGGTGCTGATCTTCCTGCTGGGCACCGCCCGCGGCTTTTCCGAACCGGCGCTCCCGGCCTTCGAGGCCCAGGTCGTGCCGCGCGAGCTGCTGCTGCGGGCCTCGGCGTGGCAGTCGAGCGCGTGGCAAGCGGCGGCCATCATCGGCCCGGCGCTGGGCGGGGTGCTGTATGCCGCCGCCGGGGCGGGCGGGTCGTACGCCTTCGCGGCCGTGCTGTACGCGCTGGCGCTGGGTTGCCTCGCCTACGTGAAGCCCAAACCCCGCCCCGCCTTCACGCCCGGCGAACCGGTGTGGCAGAGCGTGAAGGAGGGCCTGGCCTTCGTGGTGCAGCGGCAGGTGCTGGTGGGCAGCATGGCGCTGGACCTCTTCAGCGTGCTGTTCGGGGGCGCCGTGGCCCTGCTCCCGGTCTTCGCCTCGGACATTCTGGAGGTGGGGCCGCGGGGGCTGGGGGTGCTGGTCGCGGCCCCCAGCGTCGGGGCGCTGGGCGTGATGCTGTATGCCACCCGCCGCCCGCCGGGCCGGGGCGCGGGGCGCACGCTGCTGCTGGCGGTCGCGAGCTTCGGGGTGTGCATGCTGGTGTTCGGGCTGTCGCGCAACTTCGCTCTCAGCGTGGCGGCGCTGGTGCTGGCCGGGTTGTTCGACGGCATCAGCATGGTGATTCGCAAGGCGACCCTGCGCCTCAAGGCCCCCGACCACATGCGCGGGCGCGTGAGTGCCGTGAGCAGCATGTTCATCGGGGCCAGCAACGAACTTGGGGCCTTCGAGAGCGGCCTGGCCGCGAGCTGGCTGGGCACCGCCCGCAGCGTCTGGGCGGGCGGCCTCGTCACCCTGCTGGTGGTGGGGATGACGGCCTACCTCGCCCCCGAACTGCGCGCGATGGACCTGACCGACATCGCGGAGGACCGCCTCCCCCCGGAAGAGGCCGGGCGGCAGGCGATGAAGGTGGAACAGGGCTGGGAGAGCTGA